A stretch of the Candidatus Aminicenantes bacterium genome encodes the following:
- a CDS encoding O-antigen ligase family protein, translating into MTTNDLQPKAAGRAPLEIALLAASAAAVLFSLISISLVQGFWFLALLVWAYLLIRKDILFSVPAFFWPLLLYVSLSLAAAAASIDRRASVKDSRDLLIVLLVPLVVAAFRRLSDLKFPLTALFLSGTAASVLAIIQFAGRERPDQRIKGFMGHYMTQAGLLGLFIAFAMAQALFAKGKARLAWTIILAPSGAALVMTLTRNAWLGVGAAAVLLLGLWNPKALIVAPVLAVLLYFAGPEIVKSRVRSIFDRRDPSNIARIEYARAGLKIIGQKPIFGTGPDTVDELFQDPAYGLGDYARRSVHLHNNYLQIAAERGIPALAAWLAFLAVAGVHLLRRFRTGGPAIRPLAAGGLAALALLLVAGFFEYNFGDSEVAQLFLLLLALPFGPEADEPSA; encoded by the coding sequence ATGACTACAAACGACTTGCAACCCAAAGCCGCGGGCCGGGCGCCTCTCGAGATCGCCCTGCTGGCCGCTTCGGCCGCCGCCGTCCTCTTCTCCTTGATCTCGATCAGCCTCGTGCAGGGCTTTTGGTTCCTGGCCCTCCTCGTCTGGGCATATCTCCTCATCCGCAAAGACATCCTTTTTTCGGTCCCCGCATTCTTCTGGCCCCTTCTTCTTTATGTCTCCCTGTCGCTGGCGGCCGCGGCCGCCTCCATCGATCGCCGGGCCAGCGTGAAGGATTCGCGCGACTTGCTGATCGTGCTGCTCGTCCCGCTCGTCGTCGCCGCCTTCCGCCGCCTCTCCGACCTGAAGTTCCCACTTACGGCTCTCTTTTTGTCGGGCACGGCGGCTTCCGTCCTGGCCATCATCCAATTTGCCGGCCGGGAGCGCCCGGACCAGCGGATCAAGGGTTTCATGGGCCATTACATGACCCAGGCCGGCCTGCTCGGCCTGTTCATCGCCTTCGCCATGGCCCAAGCGCTGTTCGCCAAAGGCAAGGCCCGGCTGGCCTGGACCATCATTCTCGCTCCCTCGGGAGCAGCGCTGGTCATGACCCTGACCCGCAATGCCTGGCTGGGCGTGGGCGCAGCGGCGGTGCTGCTTCTGGGGCTCTGGAATCCCAAAGCCCTGATCGTCGCCCCGGTCCTGGCCGTTCTGCTCTATTTCGCCGGGCCGGAGATCGTCAAATCTCGAGTCCGCAGCATCTTCGATCGCCGCGACCCCTCCAATATCGCCCGCATCGAGTATGCCCGGGCCGGTCTGAAAATCATCGGGCAGAAGCCCATTTTCGGGACGGGCCCCGATACGGTCGACGAGCTTTTCCAGGATCCGGCCTACGGCCTGGGCGACTATGCCCGCCGCAGCGTCCATCTACACAACAATTACCTTCAGATCGCCGCCGAGCGCGGGATCCCCGCCCTGGCCGCCTGGCTGGCGTTTTTGGCCGTGGCCGGCGTTCATCTCCTGCGGCGATTCCGAACAGGCGGCCCTGCGATCCGCCCCCTGGCCGCCGGCGGATTGGCCGCCCTGGCCCTGCTCCTGGTGGCCGGCTTCTTTGAATACAACTTCGGCGATTCCGAGGTCGCCCAGCTCTTCCTCCTGCTGCTGGCGCTGCCCTTCGGCCCGGAGGCGGACGAGCCGTCGGCATGA
- a CDS encoding glycosyltransferase family 9 protein, whose translation MSPTGRREAEPARPRHILLIRLRRIGDVVMTTPAVALLKSFLPESALTYLIEEPYRRLVEGLPAVDRVLAVPAKQDRRAFFGLLRQVRRERFDAVLDFHGGPRASWITAFSGAKLKVGYALRGKSFLYDRAVPRQPERGVRHSAQSHAELVRALGFEFNDAALPAYQLPEATAEEKTRVGAVMAEFGLADKKYAVLHVGAGNAFRDWGSENHAVLAAALARRPDFKVALIGGPGDLTRQEEVITGAAAGGRVAGLAGRLNLIETRALVARAALFVGPDSGPMHIAASTPTPIVALFGPTEIAHFAPWRTEGRAILIQKDMDCRPCPQRVCVSADYRCLRTITPAEVAAAGEKLIGVQYT comes from the coding sequence CGCCACATCCTCCTCATCCGCCTGCGCCGCATCGGCGACGTCGTCATGACCACTCCCGCCGTGGCGCTGCTCAAATCGTTTCTGCCCGAATCCGCCCTGACCTACCTGATCGAAGAGCCCTATCGACGCCTGGTCGAGGGCCTGCCGGCCGTCGACCGCGTCCTGGCCGTCCCGGCCAAGCAGGACCGCCGGGCCTTCTTCGGCCTGCTCCGCCAAGTGCGCCGGGAGCGGTTCGACGCCGTGCTCGACTTTCACGGCGGCCCGCGGGCCTCCTGGATCACGGCCTTCTCCGGGGCCAAGCTCAAGGTCGGTTACGCCTTGCGCGGCAAGAGCTTTCTCTACGACCGCGCCGTGCCGAGGCAGCCGGAGCGCGGCGTCCGGCACAGCGCCCAGTCGCACGCCGAGCTGGTGCGCGCCCTGGGCTTCGAGTTTAACGACGCGGCGCTCCCTGCCTACCAATTGCCCGAAGCCACGGCCGAGGAAAAGACGCGGGTCGGGGCCGTCATGGCGGAATTCGGTCTGGCCGACAAAAAGTACGCCGTTCTCCACGTCGGGGCGGGCAACGCCTTCCGCGACTGGGGAAGCGAAAATCATGCGGTTCTTGCCGCGGCGCTGGCCCGCCGGCCCGATTTTAAAGTCGCTTTGATCGGGGGCCCCGGCGACCTCACCCGCCAAGAAGAAGTAATAACCGGAGCCGCGGCCGGCGGCCGCGTCGCTGGCCTGGCCGGACGGCTCAACCTGATCGAAACGCGGGCGCTTGTCGCCCGAGCCGCCCTTTTTGTCGGTCCGGACAGCGGGCCGATGCACATCGCCGCTTCGACGCCGACGCCGATCGTGGCCCTCTTCGGCCCGACCGAGATCGCTCATTTCGCGCCCTGGCGGACGGAAGGCCGGGCCATCCTGATTCAAAAGGATATGGACTGCCGGCCCTGCCCGCAGCGGGTTTGCGTCTCGGCGGATTACCGATGCCTGCGGACGATCACCCCGGCCGAAGTCGCCGCCGCCGGCGAAAAATTAATAGGGGTACAGTATACGTAA